The genomic segment CGCGATCCGCTCGTCGTCGGCGCGGGACGAACGCGATCTCTGAACTCCACGCCGGTGCCGGCGAACGTCGATTGGACGAACGTCGGACGCAACGATCCGTGTCCCTGCGGGTCAGGGAAGAAATTCAAGAAGTGCCACGGCGCCACACTTTGATGACGCCCTCCGCGGTCGCACGTGATACCGATCAGCGTCTGCACGTCAGCGTGATCGAGATCACGAGCAAATTTCCGCGGAGGATGCATCAATGGCTGGCCAGCTTCGTTCGAAAACATTAACTATTCGGGAACTACCTCGATCCGAACGGCCGCGTGAGCGTCTGATTGACTTGGGGGCGCAAGCTCTCAGCTCTGCGGAGCTCCTCGCGATCGTCCTCGGGTCGGGTGGCCTCGGCAGGACCGCGCTCCAGATTGGCCAGAGCGTCCTGGCGGGCGCAGGCGGATCGCTTCGTCGCATTGCGATGCAGCCAGTGGCCGCACTGACGTCCATGACGGGGGTGGGTACCGCAAGGGCGGCGACAGTCCATGCCGCTTTGGAACTTGGTCGCCGAATGGCCGCGGAATCGAGGGAGGATGGTGCGCCCGTGCGCTCGCCTCGGGACGTGGTCGGACTTTTCGCCGCGCGCTTGGAAGATCTTCCGGTCGAGGAATTCCACGTCGCGGTACTGGATTCGCAGCATCGGCTGGAGCGAGACATCATGGTCACGCGGGGTATACTCAATTCGTCGCTCGTTCATCCACGTGAGGTGTTTCGCGAGGCGATTGCCGAGCGGGCCGCGGCCATCATCCTCGTTCACAATCATCCGAGCGGCGATCCGACGCCGTCCGCCGATGATCGCGTCGTGACGGAACAGCTCGTCGCGGCCGGTCGTTTACTGGACATTCCCGTGCACGACCACATCATCGTCGGACGAGGACGATACACGAGCTTCGCGGAGGCGGGTCTGCTGTGACGGCAACGGCACCGGTTGGCGAGAAACGGAGCGGGGAATTCCTCCCCGGTTGGCGCGAGGACGAGCACCCACTGCACGACAAGCTCGATCGCGACTTGCTCGCGCGCGCCTATCGCTTCGGCGAGCAAGCCCATCGCGGCCAGGTACGAAATTCTGGCGAGCCGTTCATCAGCCACGCGGTGGAAGTCGCCAAGATTCTCGCCGATCTGCAACTCGATTCCACGACGGTCGCCTGCGGGCTATTGCATGACGTCGTCGAGGATACGAAGGTCGCGATCGCCGATGTCGATCGTGAGTTCGGGCGAGAGATCGCGAGCATCGTCGACGGGCTGACGAAGATCGCAAAGCTGCCGTCAGGCGGCTCGACACAGGATCGCCAGGTCGAGAGCTATCGAAAGCTTCTGCTGTCGATCGCGAAGGATGCTCGCGTCATCATCGTGAAGCTGGCCGACCGGCTGCACAACATGCGGACGCTCGACTTCTTATCGGAAGAAAAGCGGCGACGCATCGCGCAGGAGACCCGAGATCTGTACGCCCCACTCGCGCATCGCTTCGGTATGGCGAAGATGCGCTGGGAGCTCGAGGACCTGGCATTCAAGCACCTCGAAACGGAAGAATATCGTGCTCTTGCAAAGAAGGTGGCACAAAAACGGGGCGAGCGCGAAGCGCTCATCAAGCAGATGCGCGAGCCGCTCCAGAACGCGTTCACCCGCGCGGGAATCCCCAATGTGGACGCCACCGGTCGCCCGAAGCATCTGTGGTCGATCTACAAGAAGATGCAGCAGCGCCAGCGGCCCTACGAGGAGATCTATGATCTGCTCGCGATTCGTGTGCTCGTCGATTCCGTGCCGGACTGCTATCACGCGTTAGGCGTCGTGCACGACCAGTGGACACCGGTGCAGGAGCGCATCAAGGACTACATCGCGCAGCCGAAATCCAACGGCTATCAATCGCTGCACACGACGGTCTTCGGTCCCGGGCGGCAGTTGTACGAGATTCAGATTCGCACGCGCGATATGCACCGCACCGCGGACTTCGGCATCGCTGCGCACTGGCGTTACAAGGAGGACGCACCCGGCTCGGACGAGCTGGATCGGCACCTCACCTGGTTCCGTCAGGTGCTCGAGCTGCAGATGGACGCGAAGACGCCTGACGAGTTCCTCGAGTTCTTGAAGCTGGATCTCTATCAGGATGAGATCTTCGTCTTTACACCGACGGGCGACGTCATACAGCTGCCAAAAGGCGCGACGCCGATCGACTTTGCTTTTGCAGTCCACACGGAGATTGGTCTGCATTGCGCCGGCGCGAAGGTGAATGGCCGCATCGCGCCCCTTTCGCGCCCGCTGCGGAATTCGGAGACGGTCGAGATCATCACCGCGCCGACGGCAAAGCCGTCGCGCGACTGGCTTGCGCACGTCCGCACGGGTAGGGCGCGTCACAAGATTCGCCAAGTGATGCGGAAAGAGGCGCAGCAGTCGGCGACGAAGCTGGGTCAGGACATTCTCGACCGCGAGCTCAAGCGACGTCGGCTGGCCAAGATCGGCGATGATATGCTCGGCAAGGCCGCGCGTTCCCTCAGTCTCACCGACTCGACGCACCTTCTCGCGTCGATCGGGCAGGGCGACGTCAATGTTCTACAAGTTCTAAAGTTCGTCCACCCCGATCTCGAGACGAATCCCGAGGCCGCGAAGCCGAGCGCCCTCGAGCGCCTCGTCGA from the Gemmatimonadaceae bacterium genome contains:
- the radC gene encoding DNA repair protein RadC gives rise to the protein MAGQLRSKTLTIRELPRSERPRERLIDLGAQALSSAELLAIVLGSGGLGRTALQIGQSVLAGAGGSLRRIAMQPVAALTSMTGVGTARAATVHAALELGRRMAAESREDGAPVRSPRDVVGLFAARLEDLPVEEFHVAVLDSQHRLERDIMVTRGILNSSLVHPREVFREAIAERAAAIILVHNHPSGDPTPSADDRVVTEQLVAAGRLLDIPVHDHIIVGRGRYTSFAEAGLL
- a CDS encoding bifunctional (p)ppGpp synthetase/guanosine-3',5'-bis(diphosphate) 3'-pyrophosphohydrolase, whose protein sequence is MTATAPVGEKRSGEFLPGWREDEHPLHDKLDRDLLARAYRFGEQAHRGQVRNSGEPFISHAVEVAKILADLQLDSTTVACGLLHDVVEDTKVAIADVDREFGREIASIVDGLTKIAKLPSGGSTQDRQVESYRKLLLSIAKDARVIIVKLADRLHNMRTLDFLSEEKRRRIAQETRDLYAPLAHRFGMAKMRWELEDLAFKHLETEEYRALAKKVAQKRGEREALIKQMREPLQNAFTRAGIPNVDATGRPKHLWSIYKKMQQRQRPYEEIYDLLAIRVLVDSVPDCYHALGVVHDQWTPVQERIKDYIAQPKSNGYQSLHTTVFGPGRQLYEIQIRTRDMHRTADFGIAAHWRYKEDAPGSDELDRHLTWFRQVLELQMDAKTPDEFLEFLKLDLYQDEIFVFTPTGDVIQLPKGATPIDFAFAVHTEIGLHCAGAKVNGRIAPLSRPLRNSETVEIITAPTAKPSRDWLAHVRTGRARHKIRQVMRKEAQQSATKLGQDILDRELKRRRLAKIGDDMLGKAARSLSLTDSTHLLASIGQGDVNVLQVLKFVHPDLETNPEAAKPSALERLVDRVRGSKGVRIQGVDGLMVRYAQCCQPVPGDPVVGYVTRGRGVSIHRGDCPNLLLLAHEPERRLEIDWQEAAGERFLVRLALEGNDRRGLYADVAAAVSSTGTDIKSMDLRSTDGKIVGSVLVEVENLAHLQKIIKSARRVKGITEVARRERLTAE